The following coding sequences are from one Halorubrum sp. BOL3-1 window:
- a CDS encoding 30S ribosomal protein S3ae has product MSERSVSKSREQKRWYSILAPEQFDRQELGETLAEEPQQVVGRTITTTLDQLTGDSNANNTKLTFKITDVGSDTAYTEFVKYELTRDYLRSLVRRGASKVEASITVLTTDDYRIRVQPVALTTKKADRSQEKAIRRVMIDKVHAAAEERTFEAFVDAIVDGNLSSAIYGDAKEIYPLRRVEVQKLTLEARPREVAAEEEAAVEVDADEVAVDE; this is encoded by the coding sequence ATGAGCGAACGATCCGTATCCAAGAGCAGAGAACAGAAGCGCTGGTACAGCATCCTGGCGCCCGAACAGTTCGACCGACAGGAGCTCGGCGAGACTCTCGCCGAGGAGCCCCAGCAGGTCGTCGGGCGCACGATCACGACGACGCTCGACCAGCTGACGGGCGACTCCAACGCGAACAACACGAAGCTGACCTTCAAGATCACCGACGTGGGCAGCGACACGGCGTACACCGAGTTCGTCAAGTACGAGCTGACGCGCGACTACCTGCGCTCGCTCGTCCGCCGCGGCGCCTCGAAGGTCGAGGCGTCGATCACGGTGCTGACGACCGACGACTACCGCATCCGCGTCCAGCCCGTCGCGCTGACGACGAAGAAAGCGGACCGCTCTCAGGAGAAGGCGATCCGCCGCGTGATGATCGACAAGGTCCACGCCGCCGCCGAGGAGCGCACCTTTGAGGCGTTCGTCGACGCGATCGTCGACGGGAACCTCTCGTCGGCCATCTACGGCGACGCCAAGGAGATCTACCCGCTGCGCCGCGTCGAGGTCCAGAAGCTGACGCTGGAGGCGCGCCCGCGCGAGGTCGCCGCCGAGGAGGAGGCGGCCGTCGAGGTCGACGCCGACGAAGTGGCCGTCGACGAGTAA
- a CDS encoding KEOPS complex subunit Pcc1, whose protein sequence is MVDDTPSPDDAAPGGGDADRVATVRTEHADAATVAAALGPDETDSMRTRVDGDVVACTVSRPTTSGLQATVDDHLVNLRVADRAIERARAHLGNDSANADSANADSADAADATHRFDATDEPQTTDTDTITDT, encoded by the coding sequence ATGGTCGACGATACCCCGTCTCCGGACGACGCCGCACCGGGCGGTGGCGACGCAGACCGGGTCGCCACCGTTCGGACCGAACACGCCGACGCCGCGACGGTCGCGGCCGCGCTCGGCCCGGACGAGACCGACTCGATGCGCACCCGGGTCGACGGCGACGTCGTCGCCTGTACCGTCTCGCGACCGACGACGAGCGGCCTCCAAGCCACCGTCGACGATCACCTCGTGAACCTGCGCGTCGCAGATCGCGCGATCGAGCGCGCACGCGCACACCTCGGGAACGACTCCGCGAACGCCGACTCCGCGAACGCCGACTCCGCGGACGCCGCCGACGCCACGCACCGATTCGACGCCACAGATGAACCGCAGACGACCGACACCGACACAATCACCGACACATGA
- a CDS encoding exonuclease RecJ, producing MTEATSATPAPDALAGVLADAPFVRLVATDDGDALAATGLLARALRAAGTPFQARVDPDPVPDDVDGGVAVTVGVDRGRHAIPGTGRPASTAAFAVARALGVEPDPVVALAGVVAAGSIPGADGSGDALEAAERADRVERRPGVALPVAGEGDPDAAAASTGADTDPSRAEALAASTLVSTRYSGDPAAARDALAPLGLPAGLDADDRRRFASLVAVDAADGDGAGDRAASSAERVLRPYATDGPFETVGGYADVLDALAREAPGTGIALALATDPDESLRTAALDAWRRHGLAAHSALEAATIGRYDGCVVARVDAAAVDAEPSVLPTVARLVRDFRSPEPVAVAVDESVGRLAAAGTGGRRAVGDAATGGGHTGDDAATEPVGLGNACRTAAGEVGANGWGTVVRGAIAVDDSDGDGLTRALAALREAI from the coding sequence ATGACCGAAGCCACGTCCGCGACGCCCGCCCCCGACGCGCTCGCCGGCGTCCTCGCAGACGCGCCGTTCGTCCGGCTCGTCGCGACCGACGACGGCGACGCGCTGGCAGCCACGGGGCTGCTCGCGCGAGCGCTCAGAGCGGCCGGCACGCCGTTTCAGGCGAGAGTCGACCCCGACCCGGTCCCCGACGACGTCGACGGCGGCGTCGCGGTGACCGTCGGCGTCGACCGCGGACGGCACGCGATCCCCGGGACCGGACGGCCGGCGAGTACGGCGGCCTTCGCCGTCGCCCGCGCGCTCGGCGTTGAACCCGATCCCGTGGTCGCGCTCGCGGGCGTCGTCGCGGCCGGGTCGATCCCGGGCGCCGACGGCTCCGGCGACGCGCTGGAGGCGGCGGAGCGGGCGGACCGCGTCGAGCGGCGGCCCGGCGTCGCGCTCCCGGTCGCGGGAGAGGGCGACCCCGACGCGGCCGCGGCGTCGACGGGTGCCGACACGGATCCGTCGAGGGCCGAGGCCCTCGCGGCCTCGACGCTCGTCTCGACGCGCTATTCCGGCGACCCGGCGGCGGCGCGCGACGCGCTCGCTCCCCTCGGGCTGCCGGCCGGCCTCGACGCCGACGACCGCCGGCGCTTCGCGTCGCTGGTCGCGGTCGACGCGGCCGACGGCGACGGCGCGGGCGACCGCGCGGCCTCGTCGGCCGAGCGCGTGCTCCGCCCGTACGCGACGGACGGGCCGTTCGAGACGGTCGGCGGGTACGCCGACGTACTCGACGCGCTCGCCCGGGAGGCGCCCGGGACGGGGATCGCGCTCGCGCTCGCGACCGACCCGGACGAGTCGCTTCGGACGGCCGCGCTCGACGCGTGGCGCCGCCACGGACTGGCGGCGCACAGCGCGCTCGAAGCGGCGACGATCGGTCGGTACGACGGCTGCGTCGTCGCCCGCGTCGACGCCGCGGCGGTCGACGCCGAACCCTCGGTCCTGCCGACGGTCGCCCGACTGGTCCGCGATTTCCGGTCGCCGGAACCCGTCGCGGTCGCCGTCGACGAGAGCGTGGGCCGGCTCGCGGCCGCCGGGACTGGTGGGCGCCGCGCGGTTGGCGACGCGGCGACCGGCGGGGGCCACACGGGAGACGACGCGGCCACCGAACCGGTCGGGCTCGGCAACGCCTGCCGGACCGCGGCGGGCGAGGTCGGCGCCAACGGTTGGGGGACCGTCGTGCGCGGCGCGATCGCGGTCGATGATTCCGACGGGGACGGACTCACGAGGGCGCTGGCGGCGCTCCGGGAGGCGATCTGA
- a CDS encoding 30S ribosomal protein S15, translating into MARMHTRRRGSSGSDKPATDETPEWSDVDAEDIESRVVELAEQGHDPSVIGLKLRDEGVKGVPVPDVKQATGKKLTEILEEHDADPDIPSDLRNLMEQSIRLREHMQENGQDYQNKRALQNTEAKIRRLADYYRGDKIDEEFAYTYENAVELLEE; encoded by the coding sequence ATGGCACGAATGCACACGCGCCGTCGCGGTTCGTCCGGTTCGGACAAGCCGGCGACGGACGAGACCCCGGAGTGGAGCGACGTCGACGCCGAGGACATCGAGTCCCGCGTCGTCGAACTGGCGGAGCAGGGCCACGACCCCAGCGTCATCGGCCTCAAACTGCGCGACGAGGGCGTCAAGGGCGTCCCGGTCCCCGACGTGAAGCAGGCGACCGGCAAGAAGCTCACCGAAATCTTAGAGGAGCACGACGCCGACCCCGATATCCCCTCGGACCTCCGTAACCTCATGGAGCAGTCGATCCGCCTGCGCGAGCACATGCAGGAGAACGGACAGGACTATCAGAACAAGCGCGCGCTCCAGAACACGGAAGCGAAGATCCGTCGCCTCGCGGACTACTACCGCGGCGACAAGATCGACGAGGAGTTCGCGTACACCTACGAGAACGCCGTCGAACTCCTCGAGGAGTGA
- a CDS encoding Na+/H+ antiporter NhaC family protein, which translates to MTDTADGDPPATDGGEPPDGGDFGVGTGGGGDEGPRIEFRGGKWASTVPLVFFIAWAVLQSGILGIGDTNGLVVGALIGTTLGMFLVRGDWKAYADTIFEGMTQRVAATAIVAWLWAGMFAETLQVGGFVEGLIFAADALNVGAATFPAAAFVLCGLLATGIGTGYGATVAFVTLFFPAGVLIGANPVLLFAAILSGAVFGDNLAPVSDTTIVSAVTQDADIGGVVASRFKYAIAAAIPAFAAYLIAGSVMSGVSLEGAVALRESANALGLVHLLSMGIVIATAVAGRHIVEAVSWGIIVAVVFNLLFGLSSASDIVVFTVTEAGSLSGLPVVEVGESAGVGGSLYAGAVGFFPLIVLTLLIVAMAQIMIRGGGFAAIQELLLNRVATTVRRAELTMVLGTATINGMITINTAAEIAIAPYVARIGEKFNINGYRRANVLDANTSALGYIFPWAGGVLVGYQVMVGPDGLRAEYGPDMVVNPIEVVPYVFHGWFLVAIFVLAAITGFGREYIPDRVSEEVSRA; encoded by the coding sequence ATGACCGACACAGCAGACGGCGACCCGCCCGCGACGGACGGCGGAGAGCCGCCCGACGGCGGCGATTTCGGCGTCGGTACCGGCGGAGGCGGCGACGAGGGACCGCGAATCGAGTTTCGGGGGGGCAAGTGGGCGAGCACAGTCCCGCTCGTCTTCTTCATCGCCTGGGCGGTCCTCCAGAGCGGGATCCTCGGGATCGGAGACACGAACGGCCTCGTCGTCGGCGCCCTGATCGGGACGACGCTCGGAATGTTCCTCGTGCGCGGCGACTGGAAGGCGTACGCCGACACGATCTTCGAGGGGATGACCCAGCGCGTGGCCGCGACCGCGATCGTCGCGTGGCTGTGGGCCGGGATGTTCGCCGAGACGCTCCAAGTCGGCGGCTTCGTCGAGGGACTCATCTTCGCGGCCGACGCGCTGAACGTCGGCGCCGCGACGTTCCCGGCGGCCGCGTTCGTGCTTTGCGGCCTGCTCGCGACCGGGATCGGCACGGGGTACGGCGCGACCGTCGCGTTCGTGACACTCTTTTTCCCGGCCGGCGTCCTCATCGGCGCGAATCCGGTGTTGCTGTTCGCCGCGATCCTGTCCGGTGCCGTCTTCGGTGACAACCTCGCGCCCGTCAGCGACACGACGATCGTGAGCGCGGTGACACAGGACGCCGACATCGGCGGCGTCGTCGCCTCGCGGTTCAAGTACGCGATCGCGGCCGCGATCCCGGCGTTCGCGGCGTACCTGATCGCCGGCTCGGTCATGTCCGGCGTGAGCCTAGAGGGGGCGGTCGCACTCCGCGAGTCGGCGAACGCCCTCGGACTCGTCCACCTCCTCTCGATGGGGATCGTCATCGCAACGGCGGTCGCGGGCCGGCACATCGTCGAGGCGGTCTCGTGGGGGATCATCGTCGCCGTCGTCTTCAACCTCCTCTTCGGGCTGTCGAGCGCGAGCGACATCGTCGTCTTCACCGTCACCGAGGCCGGCTCACTCTCCGGGCTCCCGGTCGTCGAGGTCGGTGAGAGCGCCGGGGTCGGCGGGAGCCTCTACGCCGGCGCAGTCGGCTTCTTCCCGCTGATCGTCCTCACGTTGCTCATCGTCGCGATGGCGCAGATCATGATTCGCGGCGGCGGCTTCGCGGCGATCCAGGAGTTACTCCTGAACCGCGTCGCGACGACCGTCCGGCGCGCCGAGCTGACGATGGTCCTCGGCACCGCGACGATCAACGGGATGATCACGATCAACACCGCCGCCGAGATCGCGATCGCGCCCTACGTCGCCCGCATCGGCGAGAAGTTCAACATCAACGGCTACCGGCGCGCGAACGTCTTGGACGCCAACACCTCCGCGCTCGGCTACATCTTCCCGTGGGCCGGCGGCGTCCTCGTCGGATACCAGGTGATGGTCGGTCCGGACGGTCTGAGGGCCGAATACGGTCCCGATATGGTCGTAAACCCCATCGAGGTCGTGCCCTACGTGTTCCACGGCTGGTTCCTCGTGGCGATCTTCGTCCTCGCCGCGATCACCGGCTTCGGTCGGGAGTACATTCCCGACCGCGTCTCCGAGGAGGTGTCGCGCGCGTGA
- a CDS encoding PHP domain-containing protein gives MISVELHAHSALSYDGRDPVDLLLEQAAGVGLDALAVTDHDEIDASVEAAEKAADYGLVGIVGMEVTSAVGHVLAFGIEERVESGLPFDETLDRIRDQGGIAVVPHPFQKSRHGVAAHITDDQLASADAIEVYNSRLFTGRSNRQAEKFAVRNGVPMTAGSDAHISEMVGQAVTEVGADERSAAAILRGIAAGRTSVVGKRTPWRISLRQFGGGAKRRALRALDSLR, from the coding sequence GTGATATCGGTCGAGCTCCACGCGCACTCTGCGCTGTCGTACGACGGGCGCGACCCGGTCGACCTCCTCTTAGAGCAGGCGGCCGGGGTCGGGCTCGACGCGCTCGCCGTCACCGACCACGACGAGATCGACGCCAGCGTCGAGGCGGCCGAGAAGGCCGCCGACTACGGCCTCGTCGGCATCGTCGGCATGGAGGTGACCTCGGCGGTCGGCCACGTCCTCGCGTTCGGCATCGAGGAGCGCGTCGAGAGCGGCCTCCCCTTCGACGAGACGCTCGACCGGATCCGCGACCAGGGCGGGATCGCGGTCGTTCCCCACCCCTTCCAGAAGTCCCGCCACGGCGTCGCCGCCCACATCACGGACGACCAACTGGCGAGCGCCGACGCCATCGAGGTGTACAACTCCCGGCTGTTCACCGGGCGCTCGAACCGGCAGGCCGAGAAGTTCGCGGTCCGCAACGGGGTTCCGATGACCGCGGGTAGCGACGCTCACATCTCCGAGATGGTCGGCCAGGCGGTGACCGAGGTGGGCGCCGACGAGCGCTCCGCCGCGGCGATTCTCCGAGGGATCGCGGCCGGCCGGACCAGCGTCGTCGGGAAGCGCACCCCGTGGCGGATCTCGCTCAGGCAGTTCGGCGGGGGGGCCAAGCGCCGCGCCCTCCGGGCGCTCGACTCGCTCCGATGA
- a CDS encoding asparagine synthase C-terminal domain-containing protein, producing MPPATPPDDGSALRGAAADRVRAALRDDDSLPDGRGFAGLLADPPARSGADREGPVLVRDILGRQPLFVEREAIAPETDRDPTAPGAWDFDRNALDDPEPVPAGGVVSSAGAERVWRLPDPAVTADREAAQAAVDGAVSAALDDLAASRSASAGDSDEGDIGDLAVAFSGGVDSGVVASAVPEAPCYVAGFEGSHDVAAAREAASAMDRDLRIVEITHDGLKRAARAVAAATGRRNPMDVAIAVPLFLTAEAAAADGFDRLAVGQGADELFGGYSKVVDPARDSRVDADTVRGARTETVRTLPDQLERDIPALRAAGVDPVTPLLDGRVVAAALALPNDLLVAGDERKVALRRAAIGRVPEPIHAADKKAVQYGTYVSRELDRLARRAGYKRRMDDHVGKYVETLCAEEKPADEGRN from the coding sequence ATGCCGCCGGCCACGCCGCCCGACGACGGGTCCGCCCTCCGAGGAGCCGCCGCCGACCGCGTTCGCGCCGCCCTCCGCGACGACGACTCCCTCCCGGACGGGCGCGGCTTCGCCGGGCTGCTCGCGGACCCGCCGGCCCGGAGCGGGGCGGACCGCGAGGGCCCGGTCCTCGTCCGCGACATCCTCGGTCGGCAGCCGCTGTTCGTCGAGCGCGAGGCGATCGCCCCCGAGACCGACCGAGACCCGACCGCACCCGGCGCGTGGGACTTCGACCGGAACGCCCTCGACGACCCAGAACCCGTCCCGGCCGGTGGCGTCGTCTCGTCGGCCGGAGCCGAGCGGGTCTGGCGGCTCCCGGATCCCGCGGTGACCGCGGACCGCGAGGCCGCACAGGCCGCCGTCGACGGCGCGGTGAGCGCCGCGCTCGACGACCTCGCGGCCTCGCGGTCCGCGAGCGCGGGCGACAGTGACGAGGGCGACATCGGTGACCTCGCAGTCGCCTTCTCCGGCGGCGTCGACTCCGGAGTCGTCGCGAGCGCCGTCCCCGAGGCCCCCTGCTACGTCGCCGGCTTCGAGGGGAGCCACGACGTCGCCGCGGCGCGCGAGGCGGCGAGCGCGATGGACCGCGACCTGCGGATCGTCGAGATCACACACGACGGCCTCAAGCGCGCCGCGCGCGCGGTCGCGGCCGCCACGGGCCGTCGGAACCCGATGGACGTCGCCATCGCGGTGCCGCTGTTCCTGACCGCCGAGGCGGCCGCAGCGGACGGGTTCGACCGGCTCGCGGTCGGGCAGGGGGCAGACGAGCTGTTCGGCGGGTACAGCAAGGTCGTCGATCCCGCACGGGACTCCCGGGTCGACGCCGACACCGTCCGCGGGGCGCGGACGGAGACCGTCCGCACGCTGCCCGACCAACTGGAACGGGACATCCCCGCGCTCCGCGCCGCCGGCGTCGACCCGGTGACGCCGCTGCTCGACGGCCGGGTCGTCGCGGCCGCGCTGGCGCTCCCCAACGACCTGCTCGTCGCTGGCGACGAGCGGAAGGTCGCGCTCCGCCGCGCAGCGATCGGGCGCGTTCCGGAGCCGATCCACGCCGCGGACAAGAAGGCGGTCCAGTACGGCACGTACGTCTCCCGCGAGCTCGACCGCCTCGCGCGGCGGGCGGGCTACAAGCGACGGATGGACGACCACGTCGGAAAGTACGTCGAGACGCTGTGTGCCGAGGAAAAACCGGCCGACGAGGGCCGGAACTGA
- a CDS encoding uracil-DNA glycosylase family protein: MQNVTDRIRNPFGMRPDCPSFVPGYGDANADFHVVGDRPGVHGGTAAGVPFTGEPWSPAFLSALSAAGLIAGVADGVDPDGVAREGDPIETDRTFFSYLHTCASEGPPDEDSYADMERFFDAELRAIAAHVLLPVGARATEHVLETHTARAWKTEIDMDALHGEELLGAGWLVVPIRDPADWTAGDPDRLVASLRELRSTDFRRESDLGRFVAGSETYLVR, encoded by the coding sequence GTGCAGAACGTCACGGACCGGATCCGCAACCCGTTCGGGATGCGCCCCGACTGCCCGTCGTTCGTCCCGGGATACGGCGACGCCAACGCCGACTTCCACGTCGTCGGGGACCGCCCGGGCGTCCACGGCGGGACCGCGGCCGGCGTCCCCTTCACCGGCGAACCGTGGTCGCCCGCGTTCCTGTCGGCGCTGTCGGCGGCCGGACTGATCGCGGGGGTCGCGGACGGAGTCGACCCCGACGGCGTCGCGCGCGAGGGCGACCCGATCGAGACCGACCGAACCTTCTTTTCATATCTCCACACGTGCGCGAGCGAGGGACCGCCGGACGAGGACTCGTACGCCGACATGGAGCGGTTCTTCGACGCAGAACTCCGCGCCATCGCGGCCCACGTGCTGCTCCCGGTGGGGGCGCGCGCGACCGAACACGTCCTCGAAACCCACACCGCGCGGGCTTGGAAGACCGAAATCGACATGGACGCGCTTCACGGCGAGGAGCTGCTCGGCGCCGGGTGGCTCGTCGTGCCGATCAGAGACCCCGCCGACTGGACCGCCGGCGACCCCGACCGGCTCGTCGCCTCGCTGAGGGAGCTCCGGTCGACCGACTTCCGCCGCGAGAGCGATCTCGGTCGGTTCGTCGCCGGCAGCGAGACGTATCTGGTCCGCTGA
- the psmB gene encoding archaeal proteasome endopeptidase complex subunit beta has protein sequence MRTPTDNLSDGQSVELGRDQPVFGPELGEFDQSEQRAAAGGEGEGMKTGTTTVGIKTADGVVLATDMRASLGGMVSSKDVQKVEEVHPRGALTIAGSVSPAQNLISTLRAETSLYEARRGKDMSMEALSTLTGNLLRSGAFFVVSPILGGVDDEGSHIYSIDPLGGTTEEEYTVTGSGSQYALGVLEQEYGDDVAIEEAKTIAAKAIQSAVERDLASGNGINVAVVTKDGVDITRYKDFDGLL, from the coding sequence ATGCGAACACCGACTGACAACCTCTCGGACGGCCAGTCCGTCGAACTCGGCCGCGACCAGCCGGTCTTCGGACCGGAGCTCGGCGAGTTCGACCAGAGCGAGCAGCGCGCCGCCGCCGGCGGCGAGGGCGAAGGCATGAAGACGGGGACGACGACCGTCGGCATCAAGACGGCCGACGGCGTCGTCCTCGCGACGGACATGCGAGCCTCGCTCGGCGGGATGGTCTCGTCGAAGGACGTCCAGAAGGTCGAGGAAGTCCACCCCCGCGGCGCCCTCACCATCGCCGGCTCCGTCTCCCCGGCTCAGAACCTGATCTCGACGCTCCGCGCCGAGACGAGTCTCTACGAGGCCCGCCGCGGAAAGGACATGTCGATGGAAGCGCTGTCGACGCTAACGGGGAACCTCCTCCGCTCCGGCGCGTTCTTCGTCGTCAGCCCGATCCTCGGCGGCGTCGACGACGAGGGCTCACACATCTACTCCATCGACCCACTCGGCGGCACGACCGAGGAGGAGTACACCGTCACCGGCTCCGGGTCGCAGTACGCGCTCGGGGTCTTAGAACAGGAGTACGGCGACGATGTCGCCATCGAGGAGGCGAAGACCATCGCCGCGAAGGCGATCCAGTCCGCCGTCGAGCGCGACCTCGCGTCCGGCAACGGGATCAACGTCGCCGTCGTCACCAAGGATGGCGTCGACATCACCCGGTACAAGGACTTCGACGGCCTGCTGTAG
- a CDS encoding protein sorting system archaetidylserine synthase (This PssA-like phosphatidyltransferase, along with a PssD-like decarboxylase, is required in Haloarchaea for the archaeosortase ArtA to replace the PGF-CTERM sorting signal with a C-terminal lipid anchor.), which produces MPLRFARRLGLADAVTVANAAVGFLAVAAATVDVALAARLVLLAAVADGLDGVVARHRGSTPAGPYLDSLADVASFGVAPAAMVAAVVGDGRSFATDPVLVAAGVGAGALFVAAAVARLGLYTADEDGSRETVGVPTTLAATVLAAAVIAGYTAPLLLVAATAAFALLMGSTVTYPDLHAQDALVMGVVQAAVILTPVGHMATEALPAWIGEGFAFALLFLSCGYLLLGPRFYWGDGIRAPPSLRR; this is translated from the coding sequence ATGCCTCTGCGGTTCGCCCGGCGGCTCGGCCTCGCGGACGCGGTGACCGTGGCCAACGCCGCCGTCGGCTTCCTCGCCGTCGCCGCCGCGACGGTCGACGTCGCGCTCGCGGCCCGGCTCGTCCTCCTCGCCGCCGTCGCGGACGGACTCGACGGCGTCGTCGCCCGGCACCGCGGGTCGACGCCGGCCGGCCCGTACCTCGACTCGCTGGCGGACGTCGCCTCCTTCGGGGTCGCGCCCGCCGCGATGGTCGCCGCGGTCGTCGGCGACGGGCGCTCGTTCGCGACCGATCCCGTCCTCGTCGCCGCCGGCGTCGGCGCGGGTGCGCTGTTCGTCGCCGCCGCGGTCGCCCGGCTCGGACTCTACACCGCCGACGAGGACGGGTCCCGCGAGACCGTCGGCGTCCCGACCACGCTGGCGGCGACGGTGCTCGCGGCCGCCGTCATCGCCGGCTACACCGCTCCGCTCCTCCTCGTCGCGGCGACGGCGGCCTTCGCGCTGCTCATGGGATCGACGGTCACGTACCCGGACCTCCACGCGCAGGACGCGCTCGTGATGGGCGTCGTTCAGGCGGCGGTGATTCTCACCCCCGTCGGTCATATGGCGACGGAAGCGCTGCCCGCGTGGATCGGGGAGGGGTTCGCGTTCGCGCTGCTGTTCCTCTCCTGTGGATACCTCCTCCTCGGCCCGCGCTTCTACTGGGGGGACGGGATCCGCGCGCCGCCGAGTCTACGCCGGTGA
- a CDS encoding Brp/Blh family beta-carotene 15,15'-dioxygenase, whose product MSTTTASPVQRLLGEPERTAIGASRAALLLLAVGFGALSAVGTDVSLRTQLIAYLVGMVALNLPHGGYEHFSNLRRRGLPFGARYVGLYLGFVATFVALFVVAPLPALALAFGTAVAKGGHGDLRVMDALVGTDHLPTRPQRALAALVRGGAVMIVPAVFWTDTFYGFTGIMLGVFDGQLAGPAASSPEAFTTALGAGYGLAVLAHLGGGLATGWRSTGGVSRSWLLDAAETLLLVAYFALVPVIVAIGLYFPLWYSMRQSARSMAVERELPSRTEGVSLVVAWGVLVVGALATATVAVALWTVAPNPMAGGSTLSGAVAFYTIFVCVIALPHVVVGEWLDFGRGIWHVP is encoded by the coding sequence ATGTCGACGACGACGGCAAGTCCGGTACAGCGGCTTCTCGGTGAACCGGAACGGACGGCGATCGGGGCATCGCGTGCGGCCCTGCTCCTGCTTGCGGTGGGGTTCGGCGCGCTGTCCGCGGTCGGCACCGACGTGTCGCTCCGAACGCAGCTGATCGCGTACCTCGTCGGGATGGTCGCGCTGAACCTCCCGCACGGGGGGTACGAACACTTCTCGAATCTCCGCCGTCGCGGACTCCCGTTCGGCGCGCGGTACGTGGGGTTGTACCTCGGTTTCGTCGCGACGTTCGTGGCGCTCTTCGTCGTCGCGCCGCTGCCCGCGCTCGCGCTCGCGTTCGGGACGGCGGTCGCGAAGGGCGGACACGGGGACCTCCGCGTGATGGACGCGCTGGTCGGGACCGACCACCTGCCGACCCGTCCCCAGCGCGCGCTCGCAGCTCTGGTCCGCGGCGGGGCCGTGATGATCGTCCCTGCCGTCTTCTGGACCGACACCTTCTACGGCTTCACCGGCATCATGCTCGGCGTCTTCGACGGGCAGCTAGCCGGGCCGGCCGCGTCGTCCCCCGAGGCGTTCACAACGGCGCTCGGCGCGGGGTACGGACTCGCGGTGCTCGCACACCTCGGCGGTGGGCTCGCGACCGGCTGGCGCTCGACTGGCGGGGTCAGCCGGTCGTGGCTCCTCGACGCCGCGGAGACGCTGCTGCTCGTCGCGTACTTCGCGCTCGTGCCCGTGATCGTCGCCATCGGTCTTTACTTTCCGCTGTGGTACTCGATGCGCCAGTCGGCCCGGAGCATGGCCGTCGAGCGCGAGCTCCCCAGCCGGACCGAGGGCGTCTCGCTCGTCGTCGCGTGGGGAGTCCTCGTCGTCGGCGCGCTGGCCACGGCGACCGTCGCCGTCGCCCTGTGGACCGTCGCCCCGAACCCGATGGCCGGCGGCTCGACGCTGTCGGGCGCCGTCGCCTTCTACACCATCTTCGTCTGCGTCATCGCGCTCCCGCACGTCGTGGTCGGAGAGTGGCTCGACTTCGGGCGGGGCATCTGGCACGTGCCCTGA
- a CDS encoding SlyX family protein: protein MVDDDTEAEAESTVETTAEREIEAEATDDVTIDVGAIDAYEQRIEELSTAVEEREETIEELQSVVEAQSEQIDKLENRFLDLSARVADGRNLGVCPECNGPTEKKERLFRSDTIECTRCGEVIHTY, encoded by the coding sequence ATGGTAGACGACGACACCGAGGCGGAAGCGGAATCGACCGTCGAGACAACCGCGGAACGGGAGATCGAGGCGGAAGCGACCGACGACGTCACCATCGATGTCGGGGCGATCGACGCGTACGAACAGCGCATCGAGGAGCTGTCCACCGCGGTCGAGGAGCGCGAGGAAACGATCGAGGAGCTTCAGTCGGTCGTCGAAGCGCAGTCCGAACAGATCGACAAGCTCGAAAACCGGTTCCTGGACCTGTCCGCTCGGGTCGCGGACGGCCGCAACCTCGGGGTCTGCCCCGAGTGTAACGGCCCGACCGAAAAGAAGGAGCGGCTGTTCAGGTCGGACACGATCGAGTGTACGCGCTGCGGCGAAGTGATCCACACGTACTGA